The Equus caballus isolate H_3958 breed thoroughbred chromosome 12, TB-T2T, whole genome shotgun sequence genome contains a region encoding:
- the OR8J3G gene encoding olfactory receptor 8J1, giving the protein MAPGNFTRVTEFILTGVSDRPELQIPLFFVFLVIYGLTVAGNLSIITLTSVDSRLQTPMYFFLRHLAIINLGNSTVIAPKMLINFLVKKKTIFYYECAIQLGVFLVFIVAEVFMLAVMAYDRYVAICNPLLYMVVVSRQVCLLLVSLTYLYSFFIALLASSSIFSMSYCSCNVINHYFCDTVPLLALSCSDTYFPETVVFISAATDLFFSMIIVLVSYFNIVLSILRIHSSEGRKKAFSTCASHMMAVTVFYGTMLFMYVQPPTNHSMDTDKMASVFYTVVIPMLNPMIYSLRNKDVKAALWRFLPNSCCSFKLM; this is encoded by the coding sequence ATGGCTCCTGGAAATTTCACCCGGGTCACTGAGTTTATTCTCACAGGTGTCTCCGACCGTCCAGAACTCCAGATTCcactcttctttgttttcctggtCATCTATGGACTGACTGTGGCAGGAAATCTGAGCATCATCACTCTCACCAGTGTTGACTCTCGACTTCAGACccccatgtattttttcctcCGACATTTGGCTATCATCAATCTTGGCAATTCTACTGTCATAGCCCCAAAAATGCTGATCaattttttggtaaagaagaaaaCCATCTTCTACTATGAATGTGCCATCCAACTGGGAGTCTTCTTGGTTTTCATTGTAGCTGAGGTCTTCATGTTagctgtgatggcctatgaccgctatgtggccatctgcaatcCCCTCCTCTACATGGTGGTGGTATCTCGGCAGGTCTGCCTTCTGCTGGTATCCCTCACTTACCTCTATAGCTTTTTCATAGCTCTTCTGGCTTCATCTTCTATATTCTCCATGTCTTATTGCTCTTGCAATGTCATCAATCATTATTTCTGTGATACCGTCCCTTTGTTAGCATTGTCCTGCTCTGATACTTACTTTCCAGAAACAGTAGTTTTTATATCTGCAGctacagatttgtttttttccatgATTATAGTTCTTGTATCTTATTTCAACATTGTTTTGTCCATTCTAAGGATACActcatcagaaggaaggaaaaaagcctTTTCCACATGTGCTTCACATATGATGGCAGTAACGGTTTTCTATGGAACAATGCTCTTCATGTACGTGCAGCCTCCAACTAACCATTCAATGGATACTGATAAAATGGCTTCCGTGTTTTACACAGTGGTGATTCCAATGCTGAATCCCATGATCTACAGCCTGCGGAATAAGGATGTGAAGGCTGCCCTTTGGAGATTTCTGCCAAACTcatgctgttcttttaaattaatgTGA